A genomic window from Streptomyces mirabilis includes:
- a CDS encoding DNA translocase FtsK, with amino-acid sequence MASRQSAAKKPPAKKAAAPTKAPAKKAPAKKAAAKKAPAKKVAAKKAPPASAPNPTAGVYKLVRAVWLGLAHAVGAMFRGIGRGAKGLDPAHRKDGLALLLIGIALIVAAGTWSNLHGPVGDLVEMLVTGAFGRLDLLVPILLAVIAARFILHPEKPEANGRIVIGLSALVIGVLGQVHIACGAPARSDGMQAIRDAGGLIGWGASTPLTYMMGDVLAVPLLVLLTIFGLLVVTATPVNAIPQRLRLLGQKLGVVQADPDEDAFGEDDERYDEQWREALPARSRRRARAPEGYDAESAEEEALTKRRGRPRRPGVQQPDMNRPMDAVDVAAAAAAALDGAVLHGMPPSPLVADLTQGVTAERDGYEETSPVPAARAKVVPGAKRPKQEALAVESVVPDLTKSAPDAPRDLPPRAEQLQLSGDITYSLPSLDLLERGGPGKTRSAANDAVVASLQNVFMEFKVDAAVTGFTRGPTVTRYEVELGPAVKVERITALTKNIAYAVASPDVRIISPIPGKSAVGIEIPNTDREMVNLGDVLRLADAAEDDHPMLVALGKDVEGGYVMANLAKMPHVLVAGATGSGKSSCINCLITSVMVRATPEDVRMVLVDPKRVELTAYEGIPHLITPIITNPKRAAEALQWVVREMDLRYDDLAAFGYRHIDDFNEAIRNGKVKLPEGSERELTPYPYLLVIVDELADLMMVAPRDVEDAIVRITQLARAAGIHLVLATQRPSVDVVTGLIKANVPSRLAFATSSLADSRVILDQPGAEKLIGKGDGLFLPMGANKPTRMQGAFVTEDEVAAIVQHCKDQMAPVFRDDVTVGTKQKKEIDEDIGDDLDLLCAAAELVVTSQFGSTSMLQRKLRVGFAKAGRLMDLMESRGIVGPSEGSKARDVLVKADELDGVLAVMRGEAEA; translated from the coding sequence ATGGCCTCACGTCAGTCCGCAGCCAAGAAGCCGCCCGCGAAGAAGGCGGCCGCTCCGACGAAGGCTCCGGCGAAGAAGGCCCCCGCGAAAAAGGCAGCCGCCAAGAAGGCGCCCGCCAAGAAGGTCGCGGCGAAGAAGGCCCCACCCGCGTCGGCGCCCAACCCCACCGCGGGTGTGTACAAGCTCGTACGCGCCGTGTGGCTGGGGCTCGCGCATGCCGTCGGCGCGATGTTCCGCGGCATAGGACGGGGCGCGAAGGGGCTCGACCCGGCGCATCGCAAGGACGGACTCGCGCTGCTGCTGATCGGGATCGCGCTGATCGTCGCGGCAGGCACCTGGTCCAACCTGCACGGTCCCGTCGGCGACCTCGTCGAGATGCTGGTGACGGGTGCCTTCGGCCGCCTCGACCTGCTGGTGCCGATACTGCTCGCGGTCATCGCCGCCCGCTTCATCCTGCATCCCGAGAAGCCGGAGGCCAACGGGCGCATCGTGATCGGCCTGTCCGCGCTCGTCATCGGCGTCCTCGGCCAGGTCCACATCGCCTGCGGGGCGCCCGCGCGCAGCGACGGCATGCAGGCGATAAGGGACGCGGGCGGGCTCATCGGCTGGGGGGCGTCGACGCCGCTGACGTACATGATGGGTGACGTCCTCGCGGTGCCGTTGCTCGTGCTGCTCACGATCTTCGGCCTGCTGGTCGTCACGGCGACCCCTGTCAACGCGATCCCGCAGCGGCTGCGGCTGCTCGGTCAGAAGCTGGGCGTCGTCCAGGCCGACCCCGACGAGGACGCCTTCGGTGAGGACGACGAGCGCTACGACGAGCAGTGGCGTGAGGCGCTTCCCGCCCGTTCCCGGCGGCGTGCACGCGCCCCTGAGGGGTACGACGCGGAGAGCGCGGAGGAGGAGGCGCTCACCAAGCGCCGTGGCCGTCCCCGGCGGCCCGGTGTGCAGCAGCCCGACATGAACCGGCCCATGGACGCGGTGGACGTCGCCGCGGCGGCCGCCGCCGCGCTCGACGGCGCCGTGCTGCATGGGATGCCGCCCTCCCCGCTGGTCGCCGATCTGACGCAGGGCGTCACGGCGGAGCGTGACGGCTACGAGGAGACGTCCCCGGTGCCGGCCGCGCGCGCCAAGGTCGTCCCGGGCGCCAAGCGGCCCAAGCAGGAGGCCCTGGCCGTCGAGTCCGTCGTGCCCGACCTCACCAAGTCCGCGCCCGACGCGCCCCGCGACCTGCCCCCGCGCGCGGAGCAGCTCCAGTTGTCCGGCGACATCACCTACTCCCTGCCGTCGCTCGACCTCCTGGAGCGCGGCGGGCCCGGCAAGACGCGCAGCGCCGCCAATGACGCCGTGGTCGCCTCGCTCCAGAACGTCTTCATGGAGTTCAAGGTCGACGCCGCCGTCACCGGCTTCACGCGTGGTCCGACGGTCACGCGCTACGAGGTCGAGCTCGGCCCCGCCGTGAAGGTCGAACGGATCACGGCGCTCACCAAGAACATCGCGTACGCCGTCGCAAGCCCCGACGTGCGGATCATCAGTCCGATCCCCGGCAAGTCGGCGGTCGGCATCGAGATCCCCAACACCGACCGCGAGATGGTCAACCTCGGTGACGTGCTGCGCCTCGCGGACGCGGCGGAGGACGACCACCCGATGCTGGTCGCGCTCGGCAAGGACGTCGAGGGCGGCTATGTGATGGCCAACCTGGCGAAGATGCCGCACGTGCTCGTGGCCGGAGCCACCGGTTCCGGTAAATCCTCGTGCATTAACTGCCTGATTACGTCCGTCATGGTCCGGGCGACCCCCGAGGACGTCCGGATGGTCCTCGTCGACCCCAAGCGGGTCGAGCTGACCGCCTACGAGGGCATCCCGCACCTGATCACGCCGATCATCACCAACCCGAAGCGGGCCGCCGAGGCGCTGCAGTGGGTCGTACGGGAGATGGATCTGCGCTACGACGACCTCGCGGCGTTCGGCTACCGGCACATCGACGACTTCAACGAGGCCATCAGGAACGGCAAGGTGAAGCTGCCCGAGGGCAGCGAGCGCGAGCTGACGCCGTACCCGTATCTGCTGGTGATCGTCGACGAGCTCGCCGACCTGATGATGGTCGCCCCGCGCGACGTCGAGGACGCGATCGTGCGCATCACGCAGCTCGCGCGTGCCGCCGGCATCCACCTGGTGCTCGCCACGCAGCGACCGTCCGTGGACGTCGTCACCGGTCTGATCAAGGCGAACGTGCCGTCCCGGCTCGCGTTCGCCACGTCGTCGCTGGCGGACTCGCGCGTCATCCTCGACCAGCCGGGCGCCGAGAAGCTGATCGGCAAGGGTGACGGGCTCTTCCTGCCGATGGGGGCCAACAAGCCCACCCGTATGCAGGGTGCCTTCGTCACCGAGGACGAGGTCGCGGCCATCGTGCAGCACTGCAAGGACCAGATGGCGCCGGTCTTCCGGGACGACGTCACCGTGGGCACCAAGCAGAAGAAGGAGATCGACGAGGACATCGGCGACGACCTCGACCTGCTGTGCGCCGCCGCCGAACTGGTCGTCACCTCGCAGTTCGGGTCCACCTCGATGCTCCAGCGCAAGCTGCGGGTCGGCTTCGCCAAGGCAGGGCGGCTGATGGACCTCATGGAGTCCCGTGGCATCGTCGGGCCCAGCGAGGGATCCAAGGCGCGTGATGTTCTGGTGAAGGCCGACGAGCTGGACGGAGTGCTCGCCGTGATGCGTGGGGAAGCTGAAGCGTAG
- a CDS encoding helix-turn-helix domain-containing protein, whose product MSIGNFPDGNSPEDERPFEEHREEGLSVGRALRQARIEAGLTVDDVSNATRVRIAIVHAIEQDDFAPCGGDVYARGHIRTLARAVRIDPAPLLARYDAEHGGRPAPTPAAPMFEAERIRPERRGPNWTAAMVAAIVAVIGFVGFTVVKGNGGSDAKSSVAEGSTPTASTSTTSASSKISKPADPKPEPTDSAIAAAPQDKVTVQVSAPDGRSWISAKDHNGRLLFDGLLKQGESKTFQDKTKIDLVLGDAGAIKLYVNGKKIDDQFQPGQVERLTYTKGDPVVG is encoded by the coding sequence GTGTCCATCGGCAACTTCCCTGACGGCAACTCCCCTGAAGACGAGCGCCCGTTCGAAGAGCACCGCGAAGAAGGCCTCTCGGTCGGTCGTGCCTTGCGGCAGGCCCGCATCGAGGCAGGACTGACCGTTGACGACGTCAGCAACGCCACCCGGGTCCGTATCGCCATCGTGCACGCGATCGAGCAGGACGACTTCGCCCCCTGCGGCGGTGATGTGTACGCGCGCGGCCACATCCGGACGCTGGCCCGGGCGGTGCGCATCGATCCGGCCCCGCTGCTCGCCCGCTACGACGCCGAACACGGCGGGCGACCCGCGCCCACCCCCGCCGCCCCGATGTTCGAGGCGGAACGTATCCGTCCCGAGCGCCGCGGGCCGAACTGGACCGCCGCCATGGTCGCGGCGATCGTCGCCGTGATCGGCTTCGTCGGGTTCACCGTGGTCAAGGGCAACGGCGGGAGCGACGCGAAGTCGTCGGTCGCCGAAGGCTCCACACCGACCGCCAGTACGTCCACCACCTCGGCCAGCTCCAAGATCAGCAAGCCCGCCGACCCGAAGCCCGAGCCCACCGACAGCGCCATCGCGGCGGCCCCGCAGGACAAGGTGACCGTCCAGGTGAGCGCCCCCGACGGGCGCAGCTGGATCTCCGCCAAGGACCACAACGGCCGACTGCTCTTCGACGGTCTGCTCAAGCAGGGCGAGTCCAAGACCTTCCAGGACAAGACGAAGATCGACCTGGTCCTCGGCGACGCGGGCGCCATCAAGCTGTACGTGAACGGCAAGAAGATCGACGACCAGTTCCAGCCCGGCCAGGTCGAGCGACTGACGTACACGAAGGGCGACCCCGTCGTCGGATGA
- the rimO gene encoding 30S ribosomal protein S12 methylthiotransferase RimO: protein MPERRTVALVTLGCARNEVDSEELAGRLEADGWQLVEDAEEADVAVVNTCGFVEAAKKDSVDALLEANDLKGHGRTQAVVAVGCMAERYGKELAEALPEADGVLGFDDYADISDRLQTILNGGIHASHTPRDRRKLLPISPAERQSAGEEVALPGHGAPSDLPEGVAPVSGPRAPLRRRLDGSPVASVKLASGCDRRCSFCAIPSFRGSFISRRPSDVLNETRWLAEQGVKEIMLVSENNTSYGKDLGDIRLLETMLPELAEIDGIERVRVSYLQPAEMRPGLIDVLTSTPNIAPYFDLSFQHSAPDVLRAMRRFGDTDRFLELLDTIRSKAPQAGVRSNFIVGFPGETEADLAELERFLTGARLDAIGVFGYSDEDGTEAATYENKLDQDVVDERLARVSRLAEELVAQRAEERVGETVHVLVESVGSVDGEEWGAVGRAAHQAPETDGQVQFTSGEGLTVGRIVEAKVVGTEGVDLVAEPLLGSLPCTEEAAR, encoded by the coding sequence ATGCCTGAACGCCGTACCGTCGCACTCGTCACCCTTGGCTGCGCCCGTAACGAGGTGGACTCGGAGGAGCTCGCAGGCCGCTTGGAGGCGGACGGCTGGCAACTCGTGGAGGACGCCGAAGAAGCGGACGTCGCCGTCGTCAACACCTGTGGCTTCGTCGAAGCCGCCAAGAAGGACTCCGTCGACGCCCTCCTGGAAGCCAATGACCTCAAGGGGCATGGCAGAACCCAGGCCGTCGTGGCGGTGGGCTGCATGGCCGAGCGGTACGGCAAGGAGCTCGCCGAGGCCCTCCCCGAGGCCGACGGTGTGCTCGGCTTCGATGACTACGCGGACATCTCGGACCGCCTCCAGACCATCCTGAACGGCGGCATCCACGCCTCCCACACCCCCCGCGACCGGCGCAAACTGCTGCCGATCAGCCCCGCCGAGCGGCAGAGCGCGGGCGAGGAGGTGGCCCTTCCCGGCCACGGCGCCCCCTCGGACCTCCCGGAGGGCGTCGCCCCGGTCTCCGGCCCGCGTGCGCCTCTGCGCCGCCGCCTGGACGGCTCCCCGGTGGCCTCGGTGAAGCTCGCCTCCGGCTGCGACCGGCGCTGCTCCTTCTGCGCCATCCCGTCCTTCCGCGGCTCCTTCATCTCGCGCCGCCCCAGCGACGTGCTGAACGAGACCCGCTGGCTGGCCGAGCAGGGCGTCAAGGAGATCATGCTGGTCTCCGAGAACAACACCTCGTACGGCAAGGACCTGGGCGACATCCGCCTCCTGGAGACCATGCTGCCCGAGCTCGCCGAGATCGACGGCATCGAGCGCGTGCGCGTGAGCTACCTCCAGCCCGCCGAGATGCGCCCCGGGCTCATCGACGTGCTGACCTCCACGCCGAACATCGCGCCCTACTTCGACCTGTCCTTCCAGCACTCCGCGCCCGACGTGCTGCGCGCGATGCGGCGCTTCGGCGACACGGACCGCTTCCTGGAGCTGCTCGACACCATCCGCTCCAAGGCCCCGCAGGCCGGCGTGCGGTCCAACTTCATCGTGGGCTTCCCCGGCGAGACCGAGGCCGACCTCGCGGAGCTGGAGCGCTTCCTCACGGGTGCGCGCCTCGACGCCATCGGCGTCTTCGGGTACTCCGACGAGGACGGCACGGAGGCGGCGACGTACGAGAACAAGCTCGACCAGGACGTGGTCGACGAGCGCCTCGCGCGCGTGTCCCGGCTCGCCGAGGAGCTGGTCGCGCAGCGCGCCGAGGAGCGCGTCGGTGAGACCGTCCATGTGCTCGTCGAGTCGGTCGGCTCCGTCGACGGGGAGGAGTGGGGGGCGGTCGGCCGTGCCGCGCACCAGGCGCCCGAGACCGACGGTCAGGTGCAGTTCACGAGCGGCGAAGGTCTGACGGTGGGCCGTATCGTCGAGGCGAAGGTGGTCGGTACGGAAGGTGTCGACCTGGTGGCCGAGCCGCTCCTGGGCTCGCTCCCGTGTACTGAGGAGGCGGCCAGATGA
- the pgsA gene encoding CDP-diacylglycerol--glycerol-3-phosphate 3-phosphatidyltransferase, which produces MTGAPASAAGGSPSANGAAGAPGVPGGSKPARGGKLGAVAVNQASLWNIANILTMIRLVLVPGFVALMLAEGGYDPAWRAWAWAAFAVAMITDIFDGHLARTYDLVTDFGKIADPIADKAIMGAALVCLSYLGDLPWWVTGVILGRELGITLMRFLVIRYGVIPASRGGKLKTLAQGTAVGMYVLALTGPLATLRFWVMAVAVVLTVVTGLDYVRQAVVLRRSGIAERQAAAEEAER; this is translated from the coding sequence ATGACCGGAGCCCCGGCGTCCGCGGCGGGCGGCTCCCCCAGCGCGAACGGCGCGGCGGGCGCTCCCGGCGTTCCCGGGGGCTCCAAGCCGGCGCGGGGCGGGAAGCTGGGCGCTGTGGCCGTCAATCAGGCCAGCCTCTGGAACATCGCGAACATCCTGACCATGATCCGGCTCGTCCTGGTGCCGGGCTTCGTGGCGCTGATGCTGGCCGAGGGCGGGTACGACCCCGCTTGGCGAGCCTGGGCGTGGGCGGCCTTCGCCGTCGCCATGATCACCGACATCTTCGACGGGCACCTGGCGCGTACGTACGACCTGGTCACCGACTTCGGGAAGATCGCGGACCCCATCGCCGACAAGGCGATCATGGGTGCGGCGCTGGTCTGCCTGTCCTACCTCGGTGATCTGCCGTGGTGGGTGACGGGAGTGATCCTCGGGCGCGAGCTCGGGATCACTCTGATGCGTTTCCTGGTGATCCGCTACGGGGTCATTCCGGCCAGCCGTGGCGGCAAGCTGAAGACGCTCGCGCAGGGCACCGCGGTCGGGATGTACGTCCTGGCGCTGACGGGGCCGCTGGCCACCCTGAGATTCTGGGTGATGGCCGTGGCGGTCGTCCTGACCGTCGTCACCGGGCTCGACTACGTAAGACAGGCCGTTGTGCTGCGCAGGAGCGGGATCGCCGAGCGGCAGGCGGCGGCCGAGGAGGCTGAGCGGTGA
- a CDS encoding CinA family protein, with the protein MSSTAAEVLRLLTVRGETLAVAESLTGGLVAAEITATPGASQAFRGSVTAYATELKHELLGVDATLLAERGAVDPQVAAQMAAGVRKALGADWGIATTGVAGPEPQDGQPVGTVFVAVDGPSRASFHAAGGGKVIPLRLNGDRTEIRMESVRSVLALLLKELAGEQTGNERAQDTEQNGGF; encoded by the coding sequence GTGAGTTCTACGGCCGCCGAAGTGCTGCGACTACTCACGGTGAGGGGCGAGACGCTCGCCGTCGCCGAGTCGCTGACCGGTGGTCTGGTGGCGGCGGAGATCACCGCGACGCCCGGGGCCTCCCAGGCCTTCCGGGGCTCCGTGACGGCGTACGCCACCGAACTCAAGCACGAACTGCTGGGAGTCGACGCCACTCTGTTGGCCGAGCGTGGTGCGGTGGATCCGCAGGTCGCGGCCCAGATGGCGGCCGGGGTGCGCAAGGCGCTCGGCGCGGACTGGGGGATCGCCACCACCGGTGTCGCCGGTCCCGAACCCCAGGACGGGCAGCCGGTCGGGACGGTTTTCGTGGCCGTCGACGGCCCGTCCCGAGCATCTTTTCATGCTGCCGGCGGCGGGAAAGTGATACCGCTGCGGTTGAACGGCGACCGGACGGAAATCCGTATGGAGAGTGTACGGAGCGTACTCGCCCTGCTCCTGAAGGAGCTGGCGGGCGAACAGACCGGGAATGAGCGGGCACAGGATACGGAACAGAACGGGGGGTTTTGA
- a CDS encoding helix-turn-helix domain-containing protein, with product MILLRRLLGDVLRRQRQRQGRTLREVSSSARVSLGYLSEVERGQKEASSELLSAICDALDVRMSELMREVSDELALAELAQSAAATEPVPTPVRRPMLNSVSVTGVPPERVTIKAPAEAVDVVAA from the coding sequence ATGATTCTGCTCCGTCGCCTGCTTGGTGACGTGCTGCGTCGGCAGCGCCAGCGCCAGGGCCGTACTCTGCGCGAAGTCTCCTCGTCCGCCCGAGTTTCACTCGGCTATCTCTCCGAGGTGGAGCGGGGGCAGAAGGAGGCATCCTCCGAGCTGCTCTCCGCCATCTGCGACGCGCTGGACGTACGGATGTCCGAGCTCATGCGGGAAGTGAGCGACGAGCTCGCTCTCGCCGAGCTGGCCCAGTCTGCAGCGGCCACCGAGCCGGTGCCCACACCGGTGCGCCGTCCGATGCTGAATTCCGTATCGGTCACCGGCGTACCACCGGAACGGGTCACCATCAAGGCGCCAGCCGAGGCGGTCGACGTCGTCGCCGCCTGA
- a CDS encoding Dps family protein: protein MYVVKSPLSDADLKTVSGALQGALVDLVDLSLVAKQVHWNVVGPRFRSIHLQLDEVVDTARLHSDTVAERASTLGVPPDGRAATVATTSGIGVTPEGWIKDTDAVGELVDALSAVISRMRVRVDATGEADPVSQDIFIQITADLEKHHWMFQAENG from the coding sequence ATGTACGTCGTGAAGAGCCCGTTGTCCGACGCGGATCTTAAGACCGTGTCCGGCGCCCTCCAGGGAGCGCTGGTCGACCTGGTGGATCTCTCCTTGGTGGCGAAGCAGGTCCACTGGAACGTGGTCGGACCGCGTTTCCGCTCCATCCACCTCCAGCTCGACGAGGTCGTGGACACCGCACGGCTGCACTCCGACACGGTGGCGGAGCGCGCCTCGACGCTCGGGGTCCCGCCCGACGGACGGGCCGCGACCGTGGCCACCACCAGCGGCATCGGTGTGACGCCCGAGGGCTGGATCAAGGACACCGACGCCGTGGGGGAGCTCGTGGACGCGCTGAGCGCGGTGATCAGCCGGATGCGGGTGCGAGTGGACGCGACGGGCGAAGCCGATCCGGTGAGCCAGGACATCTTCATCCAGATCACCGCCGACCTCGAGAAGCATCACTGGATGTTCCAGGCGGAGAACGGGTGA
- a CDS encoding SDR family NAD(P)-dependent oxidoreductase, with translation MPVKAYDLTGRTAFVTGAASGIGRASAVLLAEAGAAVHCADRDPQGLHETATLIKAQGGTAHTHPLDVGDRAQLRQAVASCERLDVMAAVAGIMHSSPVLETRDEDLDRVLGVNFKGVLYACQEAALLMIEKSVRGSIITMASGAIDTGGPGLLCYGASKAAVVQLTKTLATEIGPHGIRVNAVAPGWTRTPMTDRHGDAQARTEAVMARLSPLGRVGEPEDIAHAVLHLASDASAFTTGQILRPNGGVAMPW, from the coding sequence ATGCCCGTCAAGGCGTACGACCTCACCGGACGCACCGCATTCGTCACCGGCGCCGCCAGCGGGATCGGCCGCGCGTCAGCCGTCCTGCTGGCGGAGGCGGGAGCCGCCGTCCACTGCGCGGACCGGGACCCGCAGGGCCTGCACGAGACGGCGACCCTCATCAAGGCCCAGGGCGGTACGGCCCACACACATCCGCTCGACGTCGGCGACCGTGCGCAACTCCGACAGGCCGTCGCGTCCTGCGAACGGCTCGACGTCATGGCGGCGGTCGCCGGGATCATGCACAGCAGCCCGGTCCTGGAGACCCGGGACGAGGACCTCGACCGCGTACTGGGCGTCAACTTCAAGGGCGTGCTGTACGCCTGCCAGGAGGCCGCCCTCCTCATGATCGAGAAGAGCGTCCGCGGGAGCATCATCACGATGGCGTCCGGCGCCATCGACACCGGCGGCCCCGGCCTGCTCTGCTACGGCGCGTCGAAGGCGGCCGTCGTGCAGCTGACGAAGACCCTGGCGACCGAGATCGGCCCGCACGGCATCCGTGTCAACGCGGTCGCGCCCGGCTGGACACGTACGCCGATGACCGACCGTCACGGGGACGCCCAGGCGCGCACGGAAGCGGTCATGGCCCGGCTGTCGCCACTCGGCCGGGTCGGCGAACCCGAGGACATCGCCCACGCCGTGCTGCACCTGGCCTCCGACGCTTCGGCGTTCACGACGGGGCAGATCCTGCGCCCGAACGGCGGCGTAGCGATGCCTTGGTAG
- a CDS encoding DNA-formamidopyrimidine glycosylase family protein: MPEGDTVWQAARRLHTALAGNVLTRSDLRVPKYATADLTGRAVLDVTPRGKHLLTRIEGGLTLHSHLRMDGSWKVYENGRRWSGGPAHQIRAILGTADRTAVGYRLPVLELLRTADEDRAVGHLGPDLLGPDWNPDSALENLLQDPARSLGEALLDQRNLAGIGNVYKSELCFLLRVTPWLPIGELPADRATLLPPLAKKLLETNRDRPTRITTGRRDQNLFVYGRAPRPCLRCGTSIRRADQGDGSRERPTYWCPTCQTGPTPPLGRIPPSERRPLP; the protein is encoded by the coding sequence ATGCCCGAAGGAGACACCGTCTGGCAAGCCGCGAGGCGGCTGCACACCGCCCTCGCGGGCAACGTGCTGACCCGCTCCGATCTGCGGGTGCCCAAGTACGCCACCGCCGACCTCACCGGCCGCGCCGTCCTGGACGTCACCCCGCGCGGCAAGCACCTCCTGACCCGGATCGAGGGCGGCCTGACCCTGCACTCGCATCTGCGGATGGACGGCTCCTGGAAGGTGTACGAGAACGGCCGGCGCTGGAGCGGCGGCCCCGCCCACCAGATCCGGGCCATCCTCGGCACCGCGGACCGCACGGCCGTCGGCTACCGGCTCCCCGTCCTGGAGTTGCTCCGCACCGCGGACGAGGACCGCGCCGTCGGCCACCTCGGCCCCGACCTCCTCGGCCCGGACTGGAACCCCGACAGCGCCTTGGAGAACCTCCTCCAAGACCCCGCCCGCTCCCTCGGCGAGGCCCTCCTCGACCAGCGCAACCTCGCCGGGATCGGCAATGTCTACAAGAGCGAGCTGTGCTTCCTCCTCCGGGTCACCCCCTGGCTGCCCATCGGTGAGCTTCCCGCCGACCGTGCCACCCTGCTCCCGCCCCTGGCCAAGAAGCTCCTGGAGACCAACCGCGACCGCCCGACCCGCATCACCACCGGCCGCCGCGACCAGAACCTCTTCGTGTACGGCCGCGCACCCCGCCCCTGTCTGCGCTGTGGCACCTCGATCCGCCGGGCCGACCAGGGCGACGGCTCCCGAGAGCGCCCCACGTACTGGTGTCCGACGTGCCAGACGGGCCCGACTCCGCCCCTGGGCCGTATCCCGCCCTCCGAGCGCCGGCCCCTCCCGTAG